A genomic segment from Maniola jurtina chromosome 16, ilManJurt1.1, whole genome shotgun sequence encodes:
- the LOC123873207 gene encoding uncharacterized protein LOC123873207: MISFDYMSRVCFLYLAVLLTTVYTEDVCVKKGPCTCEFPNGTGIDLTPTAKATFFNTQTYKLENSGARLALSTFYYHPCSDIVLPINTSAAATTTCKDSLALCWYISYMDLLNTTKDTFKKDGGNYQYLGTSNYTTFSPDGKSITYPNVPSSTVVMLVCATTEDRLEVYSLDDPSKVVLAFYSKDACLKQIEEPGRSLGSTLLIIFFSFVILYIVLGVCTKKFLMGATGLEVIPNLAFWSDLPNLVKDGWAFAINGFKLPARGAGPATSPDPNSYDSI; encoded by the exons ATGATTTCATTTGATTATATGTCTCGTGTGTGCTTTTTATATTTGGCTGTTTTGTTAACAACAGTGTACACCGAGGACGTATGTGTAAAAAAAGGACCTTGTACATGTGAATTTCCCAATGGCACCGGTATTGACTTAACGCCAACTGCAAAAGCAACGTTTTTCAACACGCAAACCTACAAACTAGAGAACAGTGGTGCAAGATTGGCTCTAAGTACATTCTATTATCATCCCTGCAGCGACATTGTACTTCCAATAAACACCAGTGCTGCTGCTACTACGACATGCAAAGATTCCTTGGCG ttaTGCTGGTACATCAGCTACATGGATCTTTTAAACACAACAAAAGACACATTTAAAAAAGATGGTGGAAACTATCAGTATTTAGGAACTTCAAATTATACTACATTCAGCCCTGATGGGAAATCAATCACATATCCCAATGTTCCATC gtCCACAGTGGTAATGTTAGTATGCGCTACTACAGAAGACCGGTTAGAAGTTTATTCCCTGGATGATCCATCGAAAGTT GTGCTAGCATTCTATTCAAAAGACGCATGTTTGAAGCAAATTGAAGAGCCTGGCCGTTCACTGGGATCCACCCTGCTTATAATATTCTTTTCATTTGTGATACTCTACATTGTCCTTGGAGTATGCACAAAGAAATTCCTGATGGGTGCAACTGGTCTTGAAGTCATACCTAATTTGGCGTTTTGGTCTGATTTACCTAACCTTGTTAAG GATGGCTGGGCGTTTGCGATCAATGGATTCAAGCTACCAGCTCGCGGCGCAGGCCCCGCGACGTCGCCGGACCCCAATAGCTATGACAGCATATAA